A section of the Drosophila sechellia strain sech25 chromosome 3L, ASM438219v1, whole genome shotgun sequence genome encodes:
- the LOC6605666 gene encoding uncharacterized protein LOC6605666, which produces MSQKVVPCDESDPKRACRSISKDEDVGCILDGLLLQMIHLIEDLELLHSQVNKESCRAQLVLARVRLHQSRIPAEAQLPRGRPYKALTRVVEKDNYCGKVFKIIRLPVNAILGYLLPVKNIFGCLVSDNLRIANRHCDNCLDLVVECANVQRKLQSTIISIENLRNLLNQTTLSSDAK; this is translated from the coding sequence ATGAGCCAAAAGGTAGTGCCCTGCGACGAATCGGATCCGAAGCGAGCATGCAGATCAATCTCAAAGGACGAAGACGTCGGATGTATTTTAGATGGCCTCCTCCTGCAAATGATTCATTTGATAGAAGACCTTGAGCTGCTGCACTCGCAAGTCAACAAGGAGTCATGTAGAGCTCAATTAGTCCTGGCTAGAGTAAGACTGCACCAGTCTCGAATTCCAGCAGAGGCCCAATTGCCAAGGGGACGACCCTACAAGGCTCTTACTCGCGTCGTAGAGAAAGATAACTACTGTGGAAAGGTTTTTAAGATCATCCGACTTCCTGTTAACGCGATCCTAGGATATCTACTACCCGTAAAGAATATATTTGGCTGTTTGGTGTCAGACAATTTGCGAATCGCGAATAGGCATTGTGATAACTGTCTGGATCTTGTAGTTGAATGTGCGAATGTCCAAAGAAAACTTCAATCGACTATCATCTCTATAGAGAATCTGCGAAACCTTCTTAATCAAACCACATTATCCTCAGATgccaaatga
- the LOC6605667 gene encoding trypsin-1 has product MKLNPPVVLILLALISICDRSWAVYNYMPPSRGYFYPKPARLPPLPVNGSATSSAGPPPGVQSDFIDDLIEGHKQQILSNVLGVASETPSDPASSLGSTSSSSSASPIFPLEGGGAKAFRVNRCASCTCGVPNVNRIVGGTQVRTNKYPWIAQIIRGTFLFCGGTLINDRYVLTAAHCVHDMDMRGVSVRLLQLDRSSTHLGVTRSVAFAHAHVGYDPVSLVHDIALLRLDYPIPLVDTMRPACLPSNWLQNFDFQKAIVAGWGLSQEGGSTSSVLQEVVVPIITNAQCRATSYRSMIVDTMMCAGYVKTGGRDACQGDSGGPLIVRDRIFRLAGVVSFGYGCAKPDAPGVYTRVSRYLEWIAINTRDSCYCIN; this is encoded by the exons ATGAAACTCAATCCGCCAGTTGTTCTAATCCTTCTTGCTCTTATTTCGATCTGCGATCGAAGCTGGGCCGTCTATAATTATATGCCACCTTCCCGTGGTTATTTCTATCCGAAGCCAGCGCGTTTGCCACCTCTGCCAGTCAATGGATCTGCGACTTCCAGTGCCGGCCCACCGCCCGGAGTTCAATCGGACTTCATTGATGATCTGATTGAGGGCCATAAGCAGCAAATCTTATCGAATGTCTTGGGCGTGGCCAGTGAAACTCCCTCGGATCCAGCCTCCTCCCTCGGATCGacatcctcatcctcgtcaGCCTCCCCGATTTTTCCCCTCGAAGGCGGTGGTGCCAAGGCGTTTCGCGTTAATCGCTGTGCCAGCTGCA CCTGCGGCGTTCCGAATGTGAATCGCATTGTGGGCGGCACCCAAGTGCGGACGAATAAATATCCGTGGATAGCGCAGATCATCCGCGGTACCTTCCTGTTCTGCGGTGGAACTTTGATCAACGATCGCTATGTCCTGACTGCCGCCCACTGTGTCCACGACATGGACATGAGGGGCGTGTCCGTTAGACTACTGCAGCTGGACAGGAGCTCCACTCACCTGGGAGTCACCCGGTCGGTGGCCTTCGCCCATGCCCACGTGGGCTACGATCCGGTGAGCCTGGTCCATGACATAGCCCTTCTGCGATTGGATTATCCCATTCCGCTGGTGGACACCATGCGCCCAGCCTGTTTGCCCAGCAACTGGCTGCAGAACTTCGACTTCCAGAAGGCCATTGTGGCGGGATGGGGGTTGAGTCAGGAGGGTGGCTCCACTTCCAGTGTCCTGCAAGAGGTGGTTGTGCCCATCATCACCAATGCCCAGTGCCGGGCCACTTCGTACAGGTCGATGATCGTGGACACCATGATGTGTGCCGGTTATGTGAAAACCGGAGGGCGGGATGCTTGTCAG ggcgatagcggtGGTCCCTTGATCGTCAGGGATCGCATTTTCCGTTTGGCTGGAGTTGTGTCCTTTGGCTACGGATGTGCCAAGCCCGATGCTCCTGGTGTCTATACTCGAGTGTCTCGTTATTTGGAATGGATAGCAATTAATACAAGGGACTCTTGCTACTGCATAAACTAG